The segment TTTTTAAGTTTACCATCTTCATCAAATAATATaggcaggcatgtcaaactcattaaggtgtatggacCACATAAAAACTTACTATGGCCTGACATATTGGCTTATTTAGGAtatgattaaaataaattttccaaaagtattttttttttccaaaatctGATTATTAAATCAAAGTGACAAAGTGGCGGCGGGCCGGATGCGGCCCGCGAACGCAGTGTATGAAATGCCTAATCTATGGAGTAGTAATACTTTAGGTCTTTTGCTACTGTATATTTTATAAAGATAAAGACTTACTGTGGCGTGGACACAAATTAATTTTACCTTTCTGATTTTCTGCTATAAATTGATATCgttcaattaaagaaaaaagtccattaaatattttatcatttaaaaacaacagaacATTGATCTGTAGAATGTGAGTTTTGTTCGATATTTACTCTTGTACTTTCTACTAGTCCAATTGTTTCCCAAGTCTGCTTTAGTTGGCAGATAAACAAGTtggaatatttttaattaggAAGGTGTCTTTGTTAAAACTTTGAAATGAACAATAAATAtgtaggttgttgttttttttagctctttttaagttaaactaaaaaatattcttttaccagcttaaaaaaaaagcaacaataaatttaacaatatcatgaaaaatattcaaaaatacTTAAAAGGCTTAGTGAGCTAAACGCGCGCCCAGGGCAAGGTACattattggcgcccccccccaTTTTACATGAACATTACATACAAATTTAGGCAGCGTGTGGTAACCCCCCTGAGGGTCACGCCCTAGGTATCATGCCCCTCTTGCTCCACCCTCAATACGCCTCTGCCATGAGGTTTGTGTAATCGTTGaggttttaaaatgtacattttaatattaaatattgtttggaTCAATGTTTCTAGATACATGTTTACTACTACGATGACAGTGGCTCATTTATGCACAATTCATTTCACAATTCATTGATTTATTGATGTGTCTATAGCTATCTTCCAACAAatcaagaaaatgtaaaaattaggaaaaaattaaattaatctttttttgttttcttttattctagaagaacaagaatatatatatatatatatatatatatatatatatatatatatatatatatatatatatatatatagagagagagagagagagagagagagagagagaaagaaagaaagaaaatgagcgATACCTTGTTTACTCCATTACATGTTGcacaataaatgtttttataggCCACACCTGTCGCACTATCGATAACTCGTGTATACCAAGACATGGTTATATTCTCTAACTCTAGCTCGATCTCACACATTGTTTTCTCATGTCCTAAATAGTCCGGTGGACAGGATCGAATATACAAAAACTTCATGAATGAAGACTTTATATCACAGCCTAATGTCGGCCTGTGCACGATGTATGTCGAGACTTGGTCAgatgttttgttaaaatgtttgttgaaGAATTGGAATATTTCTGGCATGTGTTTCAAAGATTTGGAGGTCATAACTTCCTCCTCGGAGTAGAGTCCAACTTTAACACTAATGTGTTGGGGTGGGTACGTTTGGCTGGTCAAGTCGGGACAGCAAATGCCGAAAATTGCACAAGCTGGTCTTCTGCATTCGCAGGGAAAACAACGCGGGCTGATACAAAGTTTTTCTAAGTTGTTGATATAGACAATCTTTCCGTTGAGACATCTTCTGGGGCACCAACTGTTCTGATAGACTCTTGGTGACATAGTAGTCTTGTCCCAGGTGAAGGTGTACTTGCCAGAGGTCATGGTTAACGTTGGGGGGACCTCTGCTGGTGGCGTCATGAGAAAAGCCGTTGTAATATCGTATGTGTGTTGTGATGACGTCATAACAACCGTTAAGGTCGTGAGGTTTTTAATGGGTAAATTAGTTTTGACCCCTGATGAGAATGTTGCTGATACTTTTGACAAGGTTGTGGCAGTTTCTGGCTTGTTCAAAGCTGGAAAACTCTCGTTACAGTCCGTAGCATTCTGTTGAACTAACTCTGTTCGGATGACGTCTTTGGACACCAAAGTTTCTGAAGCACTTTGAGTCACTTCTT is part of the Biomphalaria glabrata chromosome 2, xgBioGlab47.1, whole genome shotgun sequence genome and harbors:
- the LOC106075854 gene encoding uncharacterized protein LOC106075854; protein product: MYFKSFGKKFIRMSNMCFHLVQIILFFIGVVNYSAPYEAYNVTNARDSTKEVTQSASETLVSKEVTQSASETLVSKEVTQSASETLVSKDVIRTELVQQNATDCNESFPALNKPETATTLSKVSATFSSGVKTNLPIKNLTTLTVVMTSSQHTYDITTAFLMTPPAEVPPTLTMTSGKYTFTWDKTTMSPRVYQNSWCPRRCLNGKIVYINNLEKLCISPRCFPCECRRPACAIFGICCPDLTSQTYPPQHISVKVGLYSEEEVMTSKSLKHMPEIFQFFNKHFNKTSDQVSTYIVHRPTLGCDIKSSFMKFLYIRSCPPDYLGHEKTMCEIELELENITMSWYTRVIDSATGVAYKNIYCATCNGVNKTLEMSITIQCTTYMYVYNALDSTHFLKLALMDNSTCVVKQDFPTNISLLTCNEKFFP